The following coding sequences lie in one Nakaseomyces glabratus chromosome K, complete sequence genomic window:
- the OXP1 gene encoding 5-oxoprolinase (CAGL0K00231g~Ortholog(s) have 5-oxoprolinase (ATP-hydrolyzing) activity, role in glutathione metabolic process and cytosol localization): MSGNIRIAIDSGGTFTDCIGSKGTQCLDDDVVIKLLSVDPNNYPDAPLEGIRRILEIFQKKEIPRGSQLDLSNVSSIRMGTTIATNSALERTGEKCALVVTKGFKDVINIGDQTRPDIFDLNIRKPLPLYSMVVEIDERVTIEDFSEDPTNKVTEINNSDIVEGRSGEAIRILKEPDPDHIKTVLNVIYGTGIRSIAVAFVHSYTYPKHEQIVYDIAKAVGFSNITLSSDISPMIKYLPRTHSALADAYLTPVLHGYLNRIEDGLKNVSMHSLQFMQSDGGLVQKSKFSGLRSILSGPAGGVVGYSRTCFDTANEIPLIGFDMGGTSTDVSRFGENRLEHIFETTTAGIIIQTPQLDIHTVAAGGSSILRWENSLFKVGPQSASADPGPACYRKGGPLTITDANLVLGRLVPQYFPKIFGRSENEGLDIDKSYALFKELTKNINNDLGKALSLEEVAYGFLKVANAAMVRPIRAITETKGYMVSRHRLVSFGGAGGQHAIDIAESLNIDTVLFHRYSSILSAYGIYLADVIEESQTPCSISTKELSFCERIKSIFQKLVEKNVSSLNEQGFDQANIVHEKYLNMRYEGTESCIMIYEQDNSLNFEKWFLEQHEKEFGFTFNNRKIVVDDVRVRSIGKSNVRTDSSVDEQVKKYIKRQTDMIQPQPEFSQQCYLRNKWQQIPVFNIKSLKIGVQIKGPAILADETQTNVILENWTASILKTHIIVNKQEQERKRFTEVSDEINPIMLSIFSHRFMDIAEQMGSQLRKTSVSTNVKERLDYSCALFDPVGNLVANAPHVPVHLGSMSTCIAAQAKIWKGRLKKGDVIITNHPNSGGTHLPDITIITPSFSVSGEIIFFVASRAHHSDIGGILPGSIPPNSKHLYEEGVSIFSDLIVEQGEFMEDRIFRIFVKEPEKYPLCSGARKFSDNLSDLKAQIAANVKGVQLIQRLIDDFTLTTILKYMKAIQDNARNTIKSMLKKLTIYFNRNVFEGKDYMDDGSVIQLKVTLLCEENKYIFDFSGTSPQMYGNLNAPHSIANSAIIYCLRCLVGEDIPLNQGCLDPLTVILPVGSLLNPGEGAAVVGGNVLTSQRICDVILKTFQICADSQGDCNNLTFGRRSETDINGKQIPGYGYYETICGGAGAGPSSILKQGWNGADAVHTNMTNTRMTDVEIFERRYPVLLHKFEIRQNSGGKGKYNGGNGVIRDILFRDEVEVSILSERRALPPNGIYGGECGQRGYNLWIKKDGSEINIGGKNTIIAKKGDRIVIMTPGGGGVGYGECS, translated from the coding sequence ATGAGTGGTAATATCAGAATTGCAATTGACTCAGGTGGAACATTTACCGATTGCATTGGCAGTAAAGGTACACAGTGTTTGGATGACGATGTAGTAATTAAACTTCTTTCTGTTGATCCAAACAATTATCCAGATGCACCACTAGAAGGCATACGAAGAATACTGGaaatctttcaaaaaaaggaaatacCCAGAGGCTCGCAATTAGACCTTTCAAATGTATCTAGTATTCGAATGGGAACTACCATTGCCACAAATAGTGCGTTGGAAAGAACTGGAGAAAAATGTGCTTTGGTGGTGACTAAGGGCTTTAAAGATGTGATTAATATTGGAGATCAAACTAGACCAGATATCTTCGATTTGAATATTAGGAAACCTTTACCTCTTTATAGTATGGTTGTTGAGATAGATGAAAGGGTAACCATCGAAGACTTCTCAGAAGATCCTACTAATAAAGTAACTGAAATCAACAATTCTGATATAGTAGAAGGTAGGAGTGGAGAAGCGATCAGAATTCTGAAAGAACCTGATCCAGATCACATAAAAACAGTCCTCAATGTAATTTATGGAACAGGTATTCGGTCAATAGCTGTTGCATTTGTCCATTCTTATACTTATCCTAAGCATGAACAGATAGTCTATGATATCGCAAAAGCAGTTGGGTTCAGCAACATAACATTATCATCTGATATATCGCCAATGATCAAATACTTGCCACGTACTCATAGTGCACTAGCAGATGCGTATTTGACACCTGTTTTGCACGGGTATCTAAATAGAATTGAAGATGGACTAAAAAATGTTAGCATGCATTCACTGCAGTTTATGCAATCTGATGGTGGTTTAGTTCAGAAGTCAAAATTTTCTGGTCTAAGATCCATTTTGTCAGGACCGGCTGGCGGTGTTGTTGGATATTCTAGAACTTGCTTTGATACTGCGAATGAAATTCCCCTAATTGGTTTCGACATGGGCGGCACCTCAACGGACGTTAGTCGATTCGGCGAAAACAGACTGGAACATATCTTTGAAACCACTACTGCAGGAATAATAATCCAAACACCTCAGCTGGATATACACACGGTTGCAGCAGGTGGAAGTTCGATCTTAAGGTGGGAGAACAGTCTCTTTAAAGTTGGCCCCCAATCTGCATCTGCTGATCCTGGCCCTGCCTGCTATAGAAAAGGAGGGCCACTAACAATAACGGATGCTAATTTAGTGCTTGGGAGATTGGTTCCTCAATACTTTCCcaaaatatttggaagAAGTGAAAATGAAGGCCTCGATATTGATAAAAGTTACGCACTGTTCAAAGAATTAACGAAAAATATTAACAATGATCTTGGTAAGGCACTTTCACTAGAAGAAGTTGCCTATGGGTTTTTGAAGGTGGCCAATGCTGCAATGGTTAGACCAATTAGAGCTATTACTGAAACCAAAGGATATATGGTCTCTAGGCATCGACTAGTTTCATTTGGCGGAGCAGGAGGTCAACACGCAATTGATATTGCCGAATCATTGAATATTGATACTGTGCTGTTCCATAGGTATTCATCCATTTTGTCTGCGTATGGTATTTACTTAGCAGATGTGATAGAAGAATCCCAAACACCATGTTCTATAAGCACAAAAGAACTCAGTTTCTgtgaaagaataaaaagtaTTTTTCAGAAGTTAGTAGAGAAGAACGTAAGCTCTTTAAATGAACAAGGCTTTGACCAAGCTAATATTGTCCAtgagaaatatttgaaCATGAGATATGAAGGGACTGAATCATGCATAATGATTTATGAACAAGATAACAGtttaaattttgagaaATGGTTTCTTGAACAGCACGAAAAAGAATTTGGTTTCACCTTCAATAATAGGAAAATTGTAGTCGATGATGTGAGAGTTCGGTCTATTGGCAAATCTAATGTTCGCACAGACTCATCTGTTGATGAacaagtaaaaaaatatattaaaagaCAAACAGATATGATACAACCCCAACCAGAGTTTTCTCAACAATGTTATCTTAGGAATAAATGGCAACAAATACCAGTATTTAACATaaaatcattaaaaattGGTGTCCAAATTAAAGGCCCTGCTATTCTGGCCGATGAAACTCAAACAAATGTTATCCTTGAAAACTGGACAGCGTCAATATTGAAGACTCATATCATAGTTAATAagcaagaacaagagagaaagaggTTTACCGAAGTTTCGGATGAGATCAATCCGATAATGCTTTCCATTTTCAGCCATAGATTTATGGATATAGCCGAACAAATGGGATCCCAATTAAGGAAGACGTCTGTATCTACCAATGTAAAAGAAAGATTGGACTACTCATGTGCTTTATTTGATCCGGTGGGCAATCTAGTTGCTAATGCTCCCCATGTTCCAGTGCATTTAGGTTCAATGTCCACTTGCATTGCTGCTCAAGCCAAAATATGGAAGGGTAGATTAAAAAAAGGGGATGTGATCATTACCAATCACCCTAATAGTGGTGGTACTCATTTACCAGatattactattataaCTCCATCATTTTCTGTTAGCGGGGAGATTATCTTTTTTGTGGCATCTAGAGCTCATCATTCAGATATAGGTGGCATTTTGCCAGGCTCTATCCCGCCAAATTCTAAGCATTTATATGAGGAAGGTGTATCTATATTTTCTGATCTTATCGTTGAACAAGGAGAATTTATGGAGGATCGTATTTTTAGAATTTTTGTGAAAGAACCCGAAAAATATCCCTTGTGTAGTGGGGCAAGGAAATTTTCTGATAATTTGAGTGACCTGAAAGCCCAAATTGCGGCTAACGTGAAAGGTGTACAACTGATTCAGAGATTAATAGATGACTTCACTCTAACCACGATTTTAAAGTATATGAAAGCTATTCAAGATAACGCAAGAAATACGATAAAAAGtatgttgaagaagcttACAATATATTTCAATAGAAATGTTTTTGAAGGAAAAGACTACATGGATGATGGCAGTGTAATACAATTAAAAGTTACGCTTTTGtgtgaagaaaataaatatatttttgactTTTCTGGTACATCTCCCCAAATGTATGGCAATTTAAATGCTCCACATTCCATTGCTAATTCAGCTATTATTTATTGCTTGCGATGCTTAGTTGGTGAGGATATACCCTTAAACCAAGGCTGCCTTGACCCCTTAACAGTTATATTACCTGTGGGAAGTTTACTAAATCCTGGCGAAGGGGCTGCCGTAGTTGGTGGAAATGTTCTGACGTCTCAAAGAATTTGTGatgtaatattaaaaaCCTTTCAAATATGTGCTGATTCTCAAGGTGATTGTAACAATCTTACCTTTGGCCGACGTAGTGAGACCGACATTAATGGTAAACAAATACCAGGATATGGCTATTACGAAACAATATGTGGAGGTGCAGGAGCCGGACCTAGTTCTATATTGAAGCAAGGATGGAACGGGGCTGACGCCGTTCATACAAATATGACAAATACAAGAATGACTGATgtagaaatatttgaaaggCGATATCCAGTTTTGCTAcacaaatttgaaatacGACAAAATTCAGGGGGAAAGGGAAAGTATAACGGAGGGAACGGTGTCATTAGGGATATATTGTTTAGAGATGAGGTCGAGGTTTCCATATTGTCAGAAAGAAGAGCTCTCCCTCCAAATGGTATATATGGAGGTGAATGTGGTCAACGAGGATATAATTTATGGATTAAAAAAGATGGATCTGAGATTAATATTGGTGGAAAAAACACTATCATTGCAAAAAAGGGCGATAGAATTGTAATCATGACCCCAGGGGGCGGGGGAGTAGGTTATGGAGAGTGCTCTTGA